taaaaataaatataaagccaTACTCCTTTTGAATCGTATATGAATTTAGTCATCACAAAATTATAATGTACTATAAAAAGAATGTATATTCATCTTGAGATTTGCCAAAGATTGCATTTAACAatagtttttgaaagaaaatatctTGAAGTGAGCATCAcagataataatgtaaaaatattaaatagcacaATTAAACATGCAACATGATAAATTTATAATTACCATATACCGATATGTATCATTTTTGTtgcatatttcaccccaaataaATCAGAAAGTTATACACTTTAATAGTGTAGAAAAAACAAATTCACTCAGAAAtggctagtaaatttcacaaataattacagagAATTGGGGACATTAAACTTTGCATTTTGAAGAAGTAGAAAgaatgaaatagtttttttactgtaaaataatttgttttatttacagctttgaaaaaaataaacacaatgtaaaatGGAGTGACAAACGAATATTTAATCCAAGTGTATGTgtattatgattgttttttttttttttttttttttgaaattaacCTTCAGTGAGTACTAGATAGAAAAGGTTCTCTTTTTTTtccaacgtaaaaaaaaaaatatcaaagcatcaataattaaatattcactgatagaaaaaaataagttagttaattaataaaaaaacctcCAAATGTCGGTTTGTAAACATTTATACACTTTTTGcttattctttgtttttgtttcttaacAGTGCACCCAAAATCCAGAAAGCAATCggaaatgaaatgcaaaaataaaaaaaagtcctaCAAGAAAACTTCAGAACATAGATACAACATTACGTGAAAACTCAATACCAATGCCTGACTATTTACAAATcttctattaaatattaaatacactgAAATCTTCATATAACACACTCCCTACACGGGACAGTAGATGCGGAAACGGACCTGCCGtttgtttaaacacatttactgcTCCCCTGCAGCGATTGTGCAGAGCCGGCGATAGAGTTCAGAGTCCAGGAACCGAGGGTACGAGTTGTGCTCCATCAGGAAGTAAACTCTGTTTTGGGCGGCTGTGAAACTGGACTGCGTTGGGATCAGAAGGCTTTGGTGGAGGGACTCCTTTGTGTGGAAGTCCAGGTTGATCTAGAAAGAATAAGGGACAGAAATGAGAATGTGTGGCACGGATTAATGAAAACTGAATCTCAGCTGAAGCTCACCTCTTTGGAGGAATCTTCCCTGATGAAATCCTCGTATATGGTTTTTGCCCTGGATTTGAGTTTGGAATTGGACCTGATCTTTCTGAACTCTTCACAGACCATCCAGAACTCGATGTACTCCTCGCAGTGCTCAGACTTCATGAACTGCCGCAGAGCCGTTAATCCACCTGAAACGTgaacatatatttattaattacatcCGTTGACATTATATAACGTGATGCAGTTCcagctttaaaaacatttatacaatttTAGTATGGGTGTCAATAAATATGAACATTAACTAGtcatatatatgattttttaaaattaatttatatatcttataatataaattagaaaataaaaataggtaACAGTTTTTCTTAACTATAAAAAAACTATGAatattaacttaataataaaaataaaaacttaatgttaattatatgaatggaatactgtatataaataaatactgtaataaataatgaaaaaactgtaaaaaaaaaaaaagtcaaatttatacaaataaaataatttcaaagatgaattaataaatagaattcatatttacatttgcTGCTCAGCAGGTTGTCCAGAGACTGTGCCCATCGAGTCACTTCTTCAGTAGTGGGCCTGTGGGAATATAAAGAGAGGAAGgtcatttgattttaatttcacaatataatttaattttaatataatcaattaaatatttattttagatttaattttattattatttatttattattattattaattattatttttttaagttactgaTCCCACTTTATTACATACATTAACCTCCGGTGTCACAGACAATGTTTAAGCTTaagctagtcccagactaaaatgcatgtttgatcTCTCAACTGAAAATATCTTGCTCTGGCATATCTTAAGACATGTCAGTGTCATTGTTCTGGGTCAAGATGCACACCTGTAATGTTTTCTTCTAAGGCTTTTTTCGTAAAAGTTGCTTAAATATCTCAATTTAACTATAAGGCCTAGTCCTGGCTTAAGCTAACCCCGGTTTGTGAAACCAGATTTCTGCACATTAGAAGTATTTTTAATGCTCACCCGTATGATTTCCTCAATGTGTGACGTGATTCTCTCACGGGAAAAGTCTTGAAAAGCATTCTTGATCTccagtttgtttgtctgttaatcATAATCAACAAACATTAGCAACCACGGGTTAACTGGCCCGCAGGAAACCAAAAACAAAGTGATAAAAAGCGAGTCTCACTTCATCTCTTTGTGTCCCGTGGTCGTGTCGGGGTTCCTGCAGTAGATCAGACACTCCAAGCTCGAAACTGATGTGGATTTTCTCATTTTTGCCAGTCTAACCATCACTATCAATTGAACTGAAACATGCTGTGTCTTGCAGTGTGTGGCTCTTATACCCTTGGTGAGCTGTGGGCGGGGCCTTATCAGCAGGGGAAGCATCTGATTGGTCGTCCTGCATCATTGTTTCTGTGTGTCAGACTTGTTGGCAGGAACACTGCAGCTCTTTCTCAAATAATCATGCTGAACTTATGACCTGGAATGCATTACATTAAGAGAAATATCTACGAAATTACttaatatacaaacacacactcaaaaaaacatgatttttcaaagttcaaagattattggagtatgttttaacatattaaaactACTATTACactcttttaaattaaacatttcacatttaattgaGTGTGTTACTTGCtgcttatttataatttaaaaaaatattaaaaaaaatttaaattacagaatttctacagacacacatacacacacgtatcatataataaaaacaaatatatatatatatatatcagcttaaaggataaaaatgtgaaattcaatgtaattatatatattgttaagatataaaatgcaatataaaataaggtgtgtatgtatatatatatatatatatatatatatatatatatatatatatatatatatatatatatatatacatatatgtgtgtgtgtgtgt
This DNA window, taken from Carassius auratus strain Wakin chromosome 22, ASM336829v1, whole genome shotgun sequence, encodes the following:
- the LOC113039906 gene encoding regulator of G-protein signaling 2 is translated as MVRLAKMRKSTSVSSLECLIYCRNPDTTTGHKEMKQTNWRSRMLFKTFPVRESRHTLRKSYGPTTEEVTRWAQSLDNLLSSKCGLTALRQFMKSEHCEEYIEFWMVCEEFRKIRSNSKLKSRAKTIYEDFIREDSSKEINLDFHTKESLHQSLLIPTQSSFTAAQNRVYFLMEHNSYPRFLDSELYRRLCTIAAGEQ